The window ACGTGGTAGAAAAGGGGAATCGAAAGTTGCATATAGCGGATATTTTGGCACCGAAAAAGTAAGCAGTCAGTTAGATTTGATGGATGCAGATCAATTAAGGGCTTTTTTAACAGCAAATAAATCGGCTTTCTCTCCAAATGATGATTTGGGTGCCAATACAAATTGGATGAAATCCATCGAACGCTCTACCGCTTATTCTCAAAATCATAACCTTTCTTTTAATGGAGGTTCTGATCATACAATTTATAGTGCAAGTATTAATTATTTTAACAAAGAAGGTATTCTTTCTCAAAGTTCGCTCGAAAGAATTATTGGTCGTTTAAATATTGATCAATTTGCCTTTGACGATAAAGTAAAGTTCAGCTTAAATTTATCAAACTCGAGCAGCAAATCAAACAATGTACCTTTACAAAACATTGTATTGCTTCAGGCAGCAAAGCGTTTGCCAGTTTCACCAATATTTAATGCCGATGGTTCGTACTTCGAAAATTTAAATAATTCGGGATATTTTAATCCAAAAGCAATTACTGGTAATGCCCAAGACGAAACAAAATATAATGTATTATTGGGTGGTTTTAATACGGAAGTAAAACTTCCATTTGGATTTACTTATAACATTAATTTATCTTACCAAAAAACGACTGCTGCACATGGCGAATTTTATAGTAGTTATTTTGGCAAGTATCCAACATCAAATTTTTATAATAATCCAGATCCAGGCGTTGGAATAGCACATACACTTATCGGAAGTCTTTTCGGCTCAAACGGTTCTGCATTGCGTAGTAATTTCGAAAACTCTACTAAAACACTCGAAACTTTTTTAACCTGGAATAAAAAACTTGGCGATCATTCTTTAAATGCAGTATTGGGCTATACTTATCAGGATAATGTTTATGGAGATGGGTTTCAAACATCAAGCACTAACTTCCCAACAGATAACATCGGATTTTCAAACCTAACCTTAGGAAATCCATATGCAATTTCATCCTACAGAATAAATTTAGGAAACGATTTAACGTATGGAAGAATATTGATGATCTCCGATTTCTTTAGAGTTAATTACAGCTATAAAGATAAATACCTTTTCCAAGGATCTATTAGAAGAGATGGAAGTTCTGTATTCGGCGATAACAACCAGTGGGGCTACTTCCCTTCAGCAGGTTTAGCCTGGAGAATCAGCGAAGAAAACTTTATGAAAAATCAGTCGGTTGTTAGTGATTTAAAACTTCGTTTAAGTTACGGTGTAACTGGTAATTCATCAGGAATTGGCGCTTACACAGGTAAATTAATTTATGGAATCAGCGGAACATATTATAACAATGGCATTCAAGCTGCTGCTTATGCACCTGTACAAGGCTCTAATCCAAATTTGAAGTGGGAACGAACCGCAACTAAAAATGCTGGTCTTGATTTTGGGTTATTTAAAAACAAGGTTACAGGTAGTGTTGATGTTTATGATAAAAATACTACAGACATGCTTTTTAAATATAATGTTTCAGCATCACTTGTACCAGGTGGCGCAATATGGGCAAATGGCGGAAGTATTAATAATAAAGGTATTGAGGTAAGTTTAAATGTTACCCCAGTTTCTACTAAAAACTTTTCATGGTCTACCAGCTTAAATGGCGCATACAACAAAAATAAAATTACCAGCTTAAAAGGTCCTTATTCAAATGGAGATTCGGTTCGATATTCTGATCCTGAAGGACCTGGACAAACTAATGCAACCTTACAAATCTTAAAGGTAGGTTATCCATTAGGCCAGTTTTTCACTTTAAAATATGCTGGCAAAGATGCAAATGGAAATTCAACTTTCTTTAAACGTGATGGTTCTACAACAACAAGTCCTGGTATTGGTACTGATTATTTTTACTTAGGCAGTGCCCAACCAAAAGTTTTAATGGGCTGGAGCAATACCTTTAAGTATAAAGATTTTGATCTAAATATTTTTATAAGAGGAACATTCGGCAATAAAATATTTAATGCCACTCGAGCAGATTTATCTTACACCGCAGGAGCAACGGTTAATAATATTTTGAATAGCGCTGCTGATGATAAAATTTCTGATACTCGGAATTCTTATTACTCTGATAGATACATCGAAAACGGATCTTATGTTCGTTTAGACAATGCAACATTGGGTTATAACTTCAAAACACCTTTCAAATACGTTAGTAATATCCGTTTATATGCTTCTACTAATAACCTTTTTACCATAACTGGCTATAAGGGTATAGATCCTGAAGTTAACCAGGGTGGTGTTGCACCAGGTGTGGATTATAATAATTTCTATCCAAAAACCCGCACCTTTTTATTCGGTGCTAATGTATCATTTTAAGAAAGTAATTATAAGTATGAAAAAGATAATATCAGGAATATTAGCCTTAATAACAGGAGCTTTAATGTTCACATCGTGCCAAAAGCTCGATATACCCATCACCACTGAACTTACGCCAGAATCATATCCACAAACTGCAGCACAGCTAACTTCTGCTTCTGGGCCAGTTTATATTAATTTAAGAAGTGATTATGGCACAACTTATTGGTTCCTACAAAGTTCTTCCTCAGACGAATCTATGCTCGGCATTTTTGGATCAGATTGGATTGATGGTAACAAATACCTCGAATTACATCGCCACACTTGGACGAAAGATAATGCATGGGTTGCCGCCGGTTGGTCATACTTAACCAATATTATTGGTACAGCTAATCAAACCATATCAATTGTGGGTCAATCTGCACCTGCCGGAGCATCTAAAAATACGAGTATTGCAGAGCTTAAAACTATGAGGGCACTTGCATATTACATGATGATGGATTTATACGGGAATGTTCCATTAGATACACTTTATGGAGCAACTGATTTGAAAACAAATTCGCCCAGAGCACAGGTTTTTAACTATGTAGAAAGTGAATTAAAAGCTGCTATTCCTTATTTAAAATCTACTTCCGGAATGGCAACTTACGGTTTGCCTACAAAATACCTTGCTTATTCTATTTTAGCAAAAATGTATTTAAACGCCGTAGTTTACACCGGAACTGCCCGTTATGATGATTGTATTGCTGCTTCTGATCAAATTATAAGTTCAGGATTATACAGCATTGAACCTATGTCTACCTATCTTCAAATGTTTTATCCAACAAATGGACCCAACCAAAAAGAATTTATTTTTGCAATTCCGTACGATGCATCAACCGCTACTGGAAATATGATCCACGGACGTTATGATGTAAATAGAAATCTCGGCATTCGCTATCAATATTCTGGCTCAACACCTGGTTCATTCGTAAATCCAGTAATGAATCAAAGTGCCGGCGGAGGATTAATCAACAATAAACCAAGCGGCCCAAGAATGACCACTTCAGAATTTTATAGTAATTTTAATGATCCAAATGATGTGCGTAACAAACAATGGCTTACAGGATTGCAGACTTGGCAAGATGGAAGCCCGATTATGGTAAGTACAACTAATTTAGGTTACAATCAATTTTATACAGGTGCCGCTCCAGCTGGAGTTTTCGTTTATCAATTAAACTTAACACCATTGACTTCATCGCGTTTAGGGGCAACCACTTATGATTTGGGCAAGGATGAGATTGCCTGGAATACAGGTTACAGAAACATTAAATTTTTGCCAGATTACACCAACCCAATCAATCGTAACCAAAATAACGATGCACCAATTTTTCGTTTTTCAGACATTTTATTAATGAAAGCTGAAGCGATTTTTAGAGGAGGAACGCCAACACTTGGCGCAACCGCTTTATCACTTGTAAACGGTGTTCGTTCAAACCGTACCACATCTCCTGCTTTAACGGCGCTTACCTTAGATGTTTTATACAATGAGCGTAGCAAAGAATTTGCTTGGGAAGCTTGGCACCGTAACGACATGATCAGATTTGGTAAATTCGAAACCAGTTATGGCTTATCGAAAACAAATACTGATACCTACCGCAGAATCTTCCCGATTCCGAGTACAGCTATCGCTACAAATAATACGCTGGTTCAAAACCCAGGTTACTAGCGGAAATATTAAATTCAATTAATGGAATATTCCGCATTCAATACCAACTGGTATAGGATGTCGGGATATTTTTTTTAAATTAAAAAAGATAAAAATTTTATCTAATGGAACTGCTGCAAGCCATACATCAAAACATTCCACATCAAAAACAAAGATTAGTTTCATTGGATGTTTTACGGGGTTTTGATATGTTTTGGATCATTAGCGGAGAAGGTATTTTCCATGGTTTGGCAAATGGCGTTATGGCCAAACATTCGCTCGTTAGAAACCCAATAAATTGGACCATTGCCACCAATAAGAATCTTAACTTTTTCGAAAATTTATCAATTGGCATTAGCAACCAATTACATCATTCACCTTGGAACGGTTTTACTTTTTACGATTTAATTTTTCCGCTTTTTATCTTTATTTCTGGCGTATCAATGCCATTCTCCTATCAAAAATATTTTGAAGAGAAAGATAAAAACACTAACTCTTCAAAAAAAATTTATGCTGCGCTGATTAAAAGGACGCTGATTTTAATTTTATTAGGCGTAATTATAAATGGATTATTTAAATGGAACGGTTAAGAAAATACCCGCTTTGCAAGTGTACTCGGTCGCATTGCGCTTTCAACTTTTTTTGCTGCATTAATCTATCTAAATTTTTCATTACCTAAACAAATTATCTGGTTTGCAGCTATTTTGATCGGCTATTACTTTATAATGAATTATTTTCCTGTTCCCAATTTTGGTGCTGGAGTATTTACACCAGAAGGAAGTCTATCTTCTTATTTTGATAGACAGTTTTTGCCTGGAAAACTGCACCGTGTAATTTATGATCCTGAAGGCCTGCTAAGCACAATCCCTGCAATTTGTACAGCCATGCTCGGGATTTTTACGGGTACTTTTTTGAAATCAACATCACCAAATTTCAGCCCGCAGAAAAAGGCAATCGTCTTGTTTTTTGTAGGCATCTTAAATATTTACGTTGGCTTAGCATGGAGCCTGATTTTTCCTATTAACAAAACCATGTGGACGAGCACCTTCGTTCTCTTTTCAGGTGGATGGAGCTTGATTTTGCTAGCCGTATTTTATTATGTAATCGATGTTAAAAACATAAAAAAATGGAGCCTACCTTTTATCTGGATTGGTACAAACTCCATTTTAATTTATGTTTGTGCTCATGGATTGATCAATTTTGAATCAACTGCCCAGTTCCTTTTTGGAGGCATTATCAACGCCATTCCTACAATTTGGCAACAAGCTTGTTTATGGATAGGCGTACTTATAATACAATTGTTTCTACTAAGATTTCTCTATGAGAAAAAGTGGTTCCTAAAAATTTAATATGAAACTAAAACACGTCATTTCCGCAGCGATTCTCATTTTATTTAGTTTTAACGCAAGCGCACAGACTTACTTAGAAACATCAAAAAAACTGATTGAGCGGGTTCTACCGAAACATTATCGTTCCTTTTTAACGGAAAGTATAATAAGCAATAATGGTAAAGATGTTTTCGAAATAGAAAGTAAAAACAATCAAATTATACTCCGCGGGAATAATGGTGTAGCGCTTAGTTCTGCACTTTATTATTACCTAACAGAATATGCCCACTGCCAAATTACCTGGAACGGAACGAATTTAAATTTGCCACAAAACTTACCAAAAATTTCACAAAAAGTTAGGAAAGAAACGCCTTACGAATATCGATATTATTTAAACTATTGCACTTTTAATTATAGCATGAGCTGGTGGGACTGGCCACGTTGGGAAAAGGAAATAGATTGGATGGCCTTACATGGAATAAATATGCCATTAGCCATTACTGGTGAAGAATATACTTGGTATCTGCTATATAAAGAAATGGGATTTACAGACCTGGATTTACAGGATTTTTTTACTGGTCCGGCTTATTTTTCTTGGTTTTGGATGGGAAATATCGATGGTTGGGGTGGCCCACTTCCTGTTGATTGGATGAAAAGTCATTTCGAACTGCAAAAGAAAATTTTGAACAGAGAACGGGCCTTAGGTATGAAACCTGTGCTCCCGGCTTTTACTGGCCATGTACCTGCGGCATTTAAAAAGAAGTTTCCTAATGCAAAACTGAAAGCCACAAATTGGACAAATGGTTTTCCAGATACTTACATCCTCGATTCAGAAGACCCAATGTTCGCTTTGATAGGTAAGAAATTTCTTCAAAAGCAAACCGAGATGTTAGGTACAGATCACCTTTATTCGGCAGATACTTTTAATGAAAACGAACCACCATCATCAGAACCAGAATATTTAAGCAAGTTAAGTGCTAGAATTTATGATGGGATGTCGCAAGCCGACCAAAAAGCGATTTGGGTTATGCAAGGATGGCTATTTTATAGTGATAGAAAATTTTGGAAAGAGGCTCAAACCGAGGCGCTTTTAAAAGCAGTTCCCAATGATAAGATGATTTTGCTTGATCTTGCTACAGAGATTGAGCCCGTTTGGAAACGAACTGAAGGATTTTACGGAAAACCGTGGATTTGGAACATGCTGCACAATTTTGGTGGCAATACTAATTTATTCGGCAGAATGGATGTCGTTGCCAATGCTCCAACTGAAGCATTGAAAAATCCAAAAAGCGGAAAAATGAATGGTATCGGACTAACCATGGAAGGCATAGAGCAAAATCCAGTTTTGTATGAGCTTATGATGGAAAATGTTTGGCGGTCTGAACCAATTGATCTTAAAATTTGGCTGCCGAAATTTGTTTTAAATCGCTACGGAAAAGTGAATCAAAATGCGCTTAAAGGATGGGAAATATTAAGAAAAACCGTTTATAATGTTCCTCAAGAAAAGTATGTAAGAGATGGAGCAGAATCAATACTTCAAGCCAGACCTACTCTCGATTCTTCATCTCGCTGGGCAAGAACTACCCTTAACTATAACGAACGCGACCTTCTACCAGCTTGGGACGAATTTATAAAAGCCACACCTATTTGTAAACAAAGCGACGGTTTTCAATATGATCTTGTGGATATTACCAGACAAGTTATGGCCAATTATGCACTTCCTATCCAAAGAAAGATCATTGCTGCTTATCAAAATAAAAATTTGAAAAGCTTCGAAATCGAAAGCAAAAACTTCATCGCCTTAATTGATGATTTGGATAGGTTACTGGCATCTAGAAAAGATTTTATGTTAGGTCCGTGGGTAAATAGTGCTCGAAAATGGGGCAACAACTCAAAGGAAAAGGCTCTTTATGAAATGAACGCAAAAGATTTAATCACACTTTGGGGAGACGCAAACAGCCCACTAAATGAATACGCTTGCAGACAATGGAGCGGACTTCTAAGTGATTTCTATAAGCCCAGATGGGAAATTTTCTTTAACCGTATGGAAGAATCTTTGAATAAGAAAACGCAATTCAATTTAGATAAGTTTAACGATGATATTAAATCTTGGGAGTGGAGGTGGGTAAACCAACGAAAAGATTATGCTTTAACTCCTATCGGAAGTTCTACTGAGATTGCAGTAGAAATGCACAAAAAGTACCGTAAACTGATGGCGGAGGCGCACAAATAGAAAATTAGATAACAATCAACTCATATCCAAAATTAATTAATGAGGATCTCGACACCTAACAAAACTTAGGTTTTCGAAGATTACTATGGACAATATTATTATCTGAAACAGATTACATTCGAACTAAACTGGTCAATTAAATTTGTTCAGGTTTTACTGAAATTCGTTTTAGAATAAACGATAACATTATTGCATATGCCACATATCCAACAAAAATAAAATATCCTGGCTGTAATGAAGTATTGTTTTCAGTTACCGTGGTCAAGAAATCATTATGAATATTTAAATTAGAAAGTTGACTTTTTAAAATCCCATTTAAACCAATATAAGTCATTAAAATACCGACAACCATAACATCAGCCATATCCCACTTGCCGGATTCAAACGCTAGATATTTTACAACTTGATTATCACCTAATTTATTTGCAGCTAAAATATGGATACCCCTTCCTAACATTCTTAATACTGGTAATATGATTACAAATACAAAGATAAGCACCCCGATAACGATAGAATCTGGCTTTGGTTGTTTTATTAACACTTCAACAATGCCTAAAATGCTTTTACTTTGAAAAAATAAAACTTGGTTTTCAAATACTATTTTTTCGCCAAGCAACATAAAGTTAAGGGAATGGATACGGGCATCAACCTCTATTATTGGTGCGGTTATGCCAACAGCTAATAAAACAAATGCAAATAATAGCGATATAATAAAAAGCGAAGTATGAAGGTGAATCTGCTTTCTTACGATTAGCCAAAGCGCTAAAGCAACAAGAACACAACCTAGCATTGCAAACGCGGCATTATAAGTAGCTTTATTTATAAACGCTAATTCTGCATTAATTTTTTTGTTGAATGCTAGCGGATCAGAAACACTATATTTTTTAGCTATATATTTTGTAACCGAATTACTTGCAATTATTGTACTGTCGTATGTTTCTTTTTCGAGTTGATCTAACTTACTAGTTGCAATATTTTTAAGTCTTTTTTTGCTTGCCGGGCTATTGATTTTGGTTATGATTGTTTTCGCAAATGAAGGTACTTGCGCCTGAATTTTTGCGGGATCTACAAACTGCTTAAAAGCGAATTTTTTCAGTTTGCCACCGAAGGTTTTTTGAGGCTTATTAATTTGTGCAACAGCTTTATTCACCAAATCATGAAGTTGATTTTCTACCTGCACTTGAAGCTCTCTTTGCTGCTTCCGGGTCATGCTGAAATCACTAACTTGATGATTTACAACTGTTACGATCTTCTCACGCCATTGGTCTACAGAAAAAAGACCAAAAGTAATATTATTGATCATACTATAATCTTCCTTAATCTGCTCCCTCTCTATAGATAGCGACCGCAAGCGATTTCCGTAATATGTTTCTCCGCCAAGTAAAATAATCAATGCAAATATTAGTATAATATTAAGCAAGCCACTTTTTTTAGCTGGTAGATTTTGTGGATCAGTTGTCAATTTTATAGCAAATTAAATAATGAAAATCTTTAAACTATTTTAATGTGAATCGTGAGGCGTAATAAACTTTAGGATAGTTGAAAGTATCAATCCATATAAAACAAAACTGATAAATATTATATATCCAGGTTGCAACGCGGTATTGTTTGTTGTAATAACCGTTAGAAAATCACTTTTGATGTTCAACATCTTTAACTGACTCTCCAACAAACCATTTAAACCAATATAAACCATTAATATGGCGATAACGATTACATCAGCCATACTCCATTTTCCAGATTGAAAAGCAAAGTATTTAATGAACTTATTTTCAGCTATCTTCTTTTTACTTAAAAGGTGAATCCCAGTAGAACTTAATTTCATAACCGGGAAAAGAATACTAAAAACCAAAATTAAAATCCCCACTAAAATTGAATCAATGGCTGGCTGTTTAACCAAAACTTCAACCACATCGAGAATACTTTTACTTTGGAAAAAAAGGACTTGGTTTTTAAATACTACATGCTCTCCCAATAGAACAAAATCGAGAGATTTAATTCTAGCGTCCACTTCAATCATAGATGCTGTGAGGCCAATCGCTAATAAGATAAAGGCAAACATTAGTGACATTACAAATAGTGTTGCATGTAAATCAACACGCTTTCTTAAAACCCACCACATGGTTAAAACCACTAATATGCAAATAAGCATTGCGAAAGAATTATAATAAGTGGTTGTTCGAATTTGATCAAGTGAGTTAGTTAAATTCTTATTAAACTCATTAACTGATGAAACATGATATTTCTTAAACATCTTATTCACCATTTCACTTTTCACCGTTAAGGAACTATCAATCACTTCAGTATGCTGTAAGGCATTGAATTTGCCTAAAGCCATTTTGCTCAATTGCTTTTTGTTATTAGGATTATCAACTTTAGCGATTATCGTTTTTGCAAATTTTGGAACCTGAGCTTTTATATCATCAGTATTAACAAAATTATTTACTGCAAATTTTGTTATTTTACCACTGAAAGACTTTTGAGGTTTATTAATAATAGCTTCCGCTTTATTTATAAGGGCAAGAATAATCTGCTCCACTTCAACTTGAAGATCTTTTTTCTGACTGGCTGTCATTTTAAAATCTCTAACCTGATGTTTAACAATTCCAGCAACTTCTTCTCGCCATTGATCAACTGAAAAGAGTCCAAAAGTGATGTTATTCATTTCTGAATAATCTGATTTGATAACTTCTTGTTGTTTAGAAAGTGTGTGCAGTTGATAACCAAAATACCCCTCCACGCCTAGCAACAGCGATAAAAATGTTATTAAAATAATTTTGGGAAGAATCGATTTATGAGCCAATCCATTTTGTTCCGTTGTCGCCAAGTTAAATAAGTTTATGCAGAGTACACTTAATTGATATTCGTTCTGCAATAAAACTCCTATTAATCAAAATAGTTTTAAAATTAATAGATATAATTAAGCGAGTTTAAGCGGTGATGAAGTCATTGATATTCTACTAATTAAGATGAAGCAAAAAACAAAAACAATATAGTTGTAAACAAAAAAAATGCAGACTTATGGCCTGCATTTTTTCTTTGCTAAATAAGCTTACAATTTCTAAAATTCAATTCTAAAATTCGTAAAAAAGCGTAAATAATAATTACTTATACCTGCCTTACATTAATAGCGTTTAATCCTTTTTTTCCTTGTTGTACTTCGAATTCAACATTGTCATCCTCTCTTATCTTATCGATAAGCCCGGTGATATGAACAAATATTTCTTCTCCATTTTCTGCTTTTATAAACCCAAAACCCTTGGTTTCATTGTAAAATTTTACTACTCCAGTTTGCATTTTAATTAATTTTTATAGTTAAACATCTTTTTTCTTAATTATGTTTTATTCATATAAATTTAATTAATTAAAGCACAAATTGTATGCAACTATTACATACTAAACCTATTGAGCTGAATTTATCTCAATTCCATTGATTAAAGTCAAGATTAATGAATCAATAGGAATAAATTAATTATTCAGAAATTTTCTTCTGACTAAAAATCACATAAAAAACACTAATTCCACTTACTATAAAAACTACTCCAAGTATAAAATTGATTATATCATTCATTTTGTAATTTACAATTAAATGACATTGCTTGTATAGAAAAAAATTTTTTTTTGAAATGTCACTTGGTGACCTTTGCAAGCAATTAAGTTAAATTACTCACTACCTTTACGTTGCGGCTTATTTTTGGGGCTTTAACTGGAAAAAGATTTTTGGCAACTGTGCCTTTTCGAGTCTGCTCAATATCAAATTGAACGCTACTTCCAATAAATAATCCTTTTGTTTTACAATCGATAATGTCAAAATAAATACTTTCTTCTACTAGAAACATAGAAATTAGGCCAAAACCTCGTTGCTTGTTATAAGCTGTAATAACACCAATCATAAGTTTATATAGAGACGTAAATAATTTAGCAGTGCTATAATAACAATAGTGCTGTTAATTAATGTAATATAATAGATTATGTTTAAATCCCGCATAAAGATTTATCTTTCAGGTATTTGTACTTACTTTTATGTTATAAATACATTGTATTAGACGTTCAATAATTTTTAATTCATAAAACATTTAAACGATTTCTAAATTAAATCTTGATCAACTAACAGCAATCATAAGATTCTTTTAAGATTTTTGAATAAATTAAACATCTTTGCCAAATAATTATTCTTCATGAAAAACATTAAAAACATCATTTTTGATTACGGAAATGTAATTTTTGAAATTGATTTTACGATAACCCAGGCTGCATTCAAAAACCTCGGCATTAACAATATTGAAAGCTTTTTTTCACATAAATCGCATCATCAAATCTTTAATGATTTTGAAACAGCGGCAATTTCTCCGGAAAATTTTAGAGAAGAAATAAGAAAAGCAGCAAATAATAATGCTTTAACAGATCAAGAAATTGATAGTACCTGGAATAGTTTACTAATTGGAACAATCCAAGCGAATCATGATATATTATTAAAAGTAAAGGAGAAATATCGTACTTTTCTTTTAAGTAATAATAACGAAATCCATTACGAATGGATAATCAATTACCTTAAAACTACGTTTGCAATAAACAACTATGATGACTATTTCGAGAAGGCTTACTTCTCTCAGCATATGAAATTAAGGAAACCCAATATT is drawn from Pedobacter mucosus and contains these coding sequences:
- a CDS encoding SusC/RagA family TonB-linked outer membrane protein → MRINFTSLKYGCLFLLLLLIGQSFDNVYAQTERKISGNLLDNTNQPIIGASVSVQGTKKATVTAEAGAFTISAKTGDVLLFTFMGYETKKITIGTASNYKVSIVETSSNLTEVVVVGYGTTTRKTLSSAITSLKPEELNKGAIADVGQLLQGKVAGMNISASGDPNKPAAVILRGASTVNSPGAPYYVIDGIPGADIAAIAPADIASIDVLKDAAATAIYGNRAASGVIMVTTKRGRKGESKVAYSGYFGTEKVSSQLDLMDADQLRAFLTANKSAFSPNDDLGANTNWMKSIERSTAYSQNHNLSFNGGSDHTIYSASINYFNKEGILSQSSLERIIGRLNIDQFAFDDKVKFSLNLSNSSSKSNNVPLQNIVLLQAAKRLPVSPIFNADGSYFENLNNSGYFNPKAITGNAQDETKYNVLLGGFNTEVKLPFGFTYNINLSYQKTTAAHGEFYSSYFGKYPTSNFYNNPDPGVGIAHTLIGSLFGSNGSALRSNFENSTKTLETFLTWNKKLGDHSLNAVLGYTYQDNVYGDGFQTSSTNFPTDNIGFSNLTLGNPYAISSYRINLGNDLTYGRILMISDFFRVNYSYKDKYLFQGSIRRDGSSVFGDNNQWGYFPSAGLAWRISEENFMKNQSVVSDLKLRLSYGVTGNSSGIGAYTGKLIYGISGTYYNNGIQAAAYAPVQGSNPNLKWERTATKNAGLDFGLFKNKVTGSVDVYDKNTTDMLFKYNVSASLVPGGAIWANGGSINNKGIEVSLNVTPVSTKNFSWSTSLNGAYNKNKITSLKGPYSNGDSVRYSDPEGPGQTNATLQILKVGYPLGQFFTLKYAGKDANGNSTFFKRDGSTTTSPGIGTDYFYLGSAQPKVLMGWSNTFKYKDFDLNIFIRGTFGNKIFNATRADLSYTAGATVNNILNSAADDKISDTRNSYYSDRYIENGSYVRLDNATLGYNFKTPFKYVSNIRLYASTNNLFTITGYKGIDPEVNQGGVAPGVDYNNFYPKTRTFLFGANVSF
- a CDS encoding RagB/SusD family nutrient uptake outer membrane protein, with the translated sequence MKKIISGILALITGALMFTSCQKLDIPITTELTPESYPQTAAQLTSASGPVYINLRSDYGTTYWFLQSSSSDESMLGIFGSDWIDGNKYLELHRHTWTKDNAWVAAGWSYLTNIIGTANQTISIVGQSAPAGASKNTSIAELKTMRALAYYMMMDLYGNVPLDTLYGATDLKTNSPRAQVFNYVESELKAAIPYLKSTSGMATYGLPTKYLAYSILAKMYLNAVVYTGTARYDDCIAASDQIISSGLYSIEPMSTYLQMFYPTNGPNQKEFIFAIPYDASTATGNMIHGRYDVNRNLGIRYQYSGSTPGSFVNPVMNQSAGGGLINNKPSGPRMTTSEFYSNFNDPNDVRNKQWLTGLQTWQDGSPIMVSTTNLGYNQFYTGAAPAGVFVYQLNLTPLTSSRLGATTYDLGKDEIAWNTGYRNIKFLPDYTNPINRNQNNDAPIFRFSDILLMKAEAIFRGGTPTLGATALSLVNGVRSNRTTSPALTALTLDVLYNERSKEFAWEAWHRNDMIRFGKFETSYGLSKTNTDTYRRIFPIPSTAIATNNTLVQNPGY
- a CDS encoding DUF5009 domain-containing protein; this encodes MELLQAIHQNIPHQKQRLVSLDVLRGFDMFWIISGEGIFHGLANGVMAKHSLVRNPINWTIATNKNLNFFENLSIGISNQLHHSPWNGFTFYDLIFPLFIFISGVSMPFSYQKYFEEKDKNTNSSKKIYAALIKRTLILILLGVIINGLFKWNG
- a CDS encoding alpha-N-acetylglucosaminidase, which codes for MKLKHVISAAILILFSFNASAQTYLETSKKLIERVLPKHYRSFLTESIISNNGKDVFEIESKNNQIILRGNNGVALSSALYYYLTEYAHCQITWNGTNLNLPQNLPKISQKVRKETPYEYRYYLNYCTFNYSMSWWDWPRWEKEIDWMALHGINMPLAITGEEYTWYLLYKEMGFTDLDLQDFFTGPAYFSWFWMGNIDGWGGPLPVDWMKSHFELQKKILNRERALGMKPVLPAFTGHVPAAFKKKFPNAKLKATNWTNGFPDTYILDSEDPMFALIGKKFLQKQTEMLGTDHLYSADTFNENEPPSSEPEYLSKLSARIYDGMSQADQKAIWVMQGWLFYSDRKFWKEAQTEALLKAVPNDKMILLDLATEIEPVWKRTEGFYGKPWIWNMLHNFGGNTNLFGRMDVVANAPTEALKNPKSGKMNGIGLTMEGIEQNPVLYELMMENVWRSEPIDLKIWLPKFVLNRYGKVNQNALKGWEILRKTVYNVPQEKYVRDGAESILQARPTLDSSSRWARTTLNYNERDLLPAWDEFIKATPICKQSDGFQYDLVDITRQVMANYALPIQRKIIAAYQNKNLKSFEIESKNFIALIDDLDRLLASRKDFMLGPWVNSARKWGNNSKEKALYEMNAKDLITLWGDANSPLNEYACRQWSGLLSDFYKPRWEIFFNRMEESLNKKTQFNLDKFNDDIKSWEWRWVNQRKDYALTPIGSSTEIAVEMHKKYRKLMAEAHK
- a CDS encoding paraquat-inducible protein A, which translates into the protein MTTDPQNLPAKKSGLLNIILIFALIILLGGETYYGNRLRSLSIEREQIKEDYSMINNITFGLFSVDQWREKIVTVVNHQVSDFSMTRKQQRELQVQVENQLHDLVNKAVAQINKPQKTFGGKLKKFAFKQFVDPAKIQAQVPSFAKTIITKINSPASKKRLKNIATSKLDQLEKETYDSTIIASNSVTKYIAKKYSVSDPLAFNKKINAELAFINKATYNAAFAMLGCVLVALALWLIVRKQIHLHTSLFIISLLFAFVLLAVGITAPIIEVDARIHSLNFMLLGEKIVFENQVLFFQSKSILGIVEVLIKQPKPDSIVIGVLIFVFVIILPVLRMLGRGIHILAANKLGDNQVVKYLAFESGKWDMADVMVVGILMTYIGLNGILKSQLSNLNIHNDFLTTVTENNTSLQPGYFIFVGYVAYAIMLSFILKRISVKPEQI
- a CDS encoding paraquat-inducible protein A produces the protein MQNEYQLSVLCINLFNLATTEQNGLAHKSILPKIILITFLSLLLGVEGYFGYQLHTLSKQQEVIKSDYSEMNNITFGLFSVDQWREEVAGIVKHQVRDFKMTASQKKDLQVEVEQIILALINKAEAIINKPQKSFSGKITKFAVNNFVNTDDIKAQVPKFAKTIIAKVDNPNNKKQLSKMALGKFNALQHTEVIDSSLTVKSEMVNKMFKKYHVSSVNEFNKNLTNSLDQIRTTTYYNSFAMLICILVVLTMWWVLRKRVDLHATLFVMSLMFAFILLAIGLTASMIEVDARIKSLDFVLLGEHVVFKNQVLFFQSKSILDVVEVLVKQPAIDSILVGILILVFSILFPVMKLSSTGIHLLSKKKIAENKFIKYFAFQSGKWSMADVIVIAILMVYIGLNGLLESQLKMLNIKSDFLTVITTNNTALQPGYIIFISFVLYGLILSTILKFITPHDSH
- a CDS encoding cold-shock protein — protein: MQTGVVKFYNETKGFGFIKAENGEEIFVHITGLIDKIREDDNVEFEVQQGKKGLNAINVRQV